Proteins found in one Brassica rapa cultivar Chiifu-401-42 unplaced genomic scaffold, CAAS_Brap_v3.01 Scaffold0216, whole genome shotgun sequence genomic segment:
- the LOC117129873 gene encoding uncharacterized protein LOC117129873, giving the protein MGGDEDLDEEEVCLAVELPKLKPEAATKLTTLDQPAYWFELPLKPAERRSVVPVLSLKQEEEKLQASILASPIKQIEESHKTEPEPTTLCLKLEEEAEVAEAECGHVPDQIKQEEKVPGGSSKALELLSLVEHLRVVKGLQQVVFEPGGSLCVVRRNKQILDQKATAYKLNLQGSFTLEKQDLWSNLFKGRENGMIKTICRENEGESGGNTSFIRFITDQNKLRRDKQELVVVKEKPELEDEYGDQTTRPPDQKDVKLRVHGLMFMTRTWIGSSWREAFNCKLNKVEKSSALEATCSEESSKMLLRHEEGLQSFVFHPGETREVMIYLMARSGTLELNYQGSVILQSLDLRTNPFKGGGDGVILIRIGINGLKPMYGSAIPLIMVQFNGQYHTLIGMIYEVLDREKRRTVGTALKQLEQRGFNQLSLTGAMETIHLVQIVWRTRKTCQEVSGLGYIWI; this is encoded by the exons ATGGGTGGAGATGAAGACCttgatgaagaagaggtttGTCTCGCAGTGGAACTTCCAAAACTAAAACCAGAAGCAGCAACAAAGCTTACTACTTTAGATCAGCCTGCCTATTGGTTTGAATTGCCATTAAAACCGGCTGAGAGAAGATCTGTGGTTCCTGTTCTATCATTGAAACAAGAGGAGGAAAAGCTGCAAGCTTCTATATTAGCTTCTCCAATAAAACAGATTGAGGAGAGTCATAAAACTGAACCAGAACCAACAACTCTTTGTTTAAAACTAGAGGAGGAGGCAGAAGTTGCAGAAGCTGAGTGTGGCCACGTACCTgatcaaataaaacaagaagaaaaggtTCCTGGAGGGTCATCTAAAGCTCTTGAATTG CTCAGCTTAGTGGAACATCTGAGAGTTGTTAAGGGCCTGCAACAAGTTGTTTTTGAACCAGGAGGAAGCTTGTGTGTGGttagaagaaacaaacaaattcTGGATCAGAAAGCAACTGCATACAAGCTCAATTTGCAAGGTTCATTCACTCTTGAAAAACaagatttgtggtcaaatcttTTTAAAGGGAGAGAGAATGGTATGATAAAAACTATTTGcagagagaatgaaggagagtcAGGAGGTAACACGTCCTTTATCAGGTTCATAACTGACCAGAACAAGCTGAGAAGAGATAAACAGGAACTGGTGGTGGTTAAAGAGAAgccagaactggaggatgagtatGGGGACCAAACCACACGACCACCTGACCAGAAGGATGTTAAACTGAGAGTACATGGTCTCATGTTCATGACCAGGACGTGGATAGGATCATCCTGGAGAGAAGCATTCAACTGCAAACTCAACAAAGTGGAGAAATCATCTGCCTTAGAAGCCACATGCAGTGAGGAAAGTTCCAAGATGTTGCTGAGACATGAAGAAGGACTGCAGAGCTTTGTGTTTCATCCTGGAGAGACTAGAGAGGTGATGATATATCTCATGGCCAGGTCAGGAACTTTGGAGTTAAATTATCAAGGTTCTGTCATCCTACAGagcttggatttgaggacaaatccttttaaaggaggaggggatggtgtgatcctgatcaggattggaatcaatggattgaagccaatgtatgggtcagctataccactgatcatggtgcagtttaatggacagtatcatactcttattggcatgatctatgaggttctggatagagagaagagaagaactgtTGGTACTGCCTTGAAACAGCTTGAACAAAGAGGATTCAACCAACTGAGCTTAACAGGAGCTATGGAGACCATTCACCTCGTCCAAATTGTATGGAGAACAAGGAAAACATGTCAGGAAGTTTCTGGATTGGGTTATATTTGGATCTAG
- the LOC117129874 gene encoding uncharacterized protein LOC117129874 — translation MSGYEEELTIPFFYGKIDTEAYLDWEKKMEFLFGLLYYTEKKKVCLAVNGLCGSAFSWWQRVSQNRRFEKKPQIISWVEMKTLMKKRFVSQWTLPKLKPEAATKLTTLDQPAYWFELPLKPAERRSVVPVLSLKQEEEKLQASILASPIKQIEESHKTEPEPTTLCLKLEEEAEVAEAECGNVPDQIKQEEKVPGGSSKALELLSLVEHLRVVKGLQQVVFEPGGSLCVVRRNKQILDQKATAYKLNLQGSFTLEKQDLWSNLFKGRENGMIKTICRENEGESGGNTSFIRFITDQNKLRRDKQELGG, via the exons ATGTCTGGATATGAAGAAGAGCTTACAATTCCATTCTTCTATGGGAAGATTGATACAGAGGCATACCTTGattgggaaaagaagatggagtttCTCTTTGGACTCCTATACTACACTGAAAAGAAAAAGGTATGTCTAGCAGTCAATGGACTCTGTGGAAGTGCATTCTCATGGTGGCAGAGAGTTTCTCAGAATaggagatttgaaaaaaaaccaCAAATTATTTCATGGGTGGAGATGAAGACCttgatgaagaagaggtttGTCTCGCAGTGGACACTTCCAAAACTAAAACCAGAAGCAGCAACAAAGCTTACTACTTTAGATCAGCCTGCCTATTGGTTTGAATTGCCATTAAAACCGGCTGAGAGAAGATCTGTGGTTCCTGTTCTATCATTGAAACAAGAGGAGGAAAAGCTGCAAGCTTCTATATTAGCTTCTCCAATAAAACAGATTGAGGAGAGTCATAAAACTGAACCAGAACCAACAACTCTTTGTTTAAAACTAGAGGAGGAGGCAGAAGTTGCAGAAGCTGAGTGTGGCAACGTGCCTgatcaaataaaacaagaagaaaaggtTCCTGGAGGGTCATCTAAAGCTCTTGAATTG CTCAGCTTAGTGGAACATCTGAGAGTTGTTAAGGGCCTGCAACAAGTTGTTTTTGAACCAGGAGGAAGCTTGTGTGTGGttagaagaaacaaacaaattcTGGATCAGAAAGCAACTGCATACAAGCTCAATTTGCAAGGTTCATTCACTCTTGAAAAACaagatttgtggtcaaatcttTTTAAAGGGAGAGAGAATGGTATGATAAAAACTATTTGcagagagaatgaaggagagtcAGGAGGTAACACGTCCTTTATCAGGTTCATAACTGACCAGAACAAGCTGAGAAGAGATAAACAGGAACTTGGTGGTTAA